The sequence ATTTTTCTAATACAACTATTTAGGCctataatttgaaattaacttttccCAGCAATTCAAATTAAAGAGAATAATCCGGACAGTGTTTTTTGaaagttatatttaacatttacttaaacgaacactatagtgtcaggaatacaaatgtgtatttctatagTTTTGAAAACATAATTTCGATGGCCAGCCCCCCATCAGAGAagtaaaaggtgtttttactcacctttattccagtgccacgCCAATCTCGTTGCAGCTGGTTCCATCCAAATTacatgatatcagccaatccaatgctttcctataggaaagaattgagaggcaattgcgcatgcgcagcaaaacacgaCGCtacactaatcagcatctcctcatagagttgcattgaatcaatgaaactCTATAGGAAGTGTTCAAGTCTAcaggcagagcgtggagacgttgaacatcagtgcctcccactaaaggtgttcctaggcagtaatgtaaaccctgccttttctctgaaaaggcagtgtttacataaaaaaagcCTGCAAGGATTGGCTGTggataccagaacaactatattaagctgtagtcgttctggtgactatagtgtcctattTAATAGTTAATATTTGGTCTTTGAAGGGCCCAGGatgtaattttgcccgggggcccagaaagctgtcagtccgtccctgcacACAGCTATTCTTTCTGCATCTGACTCAATGCAGCATAACTTCATTTTGTTCATTTTGCTTTTACATACCACTAGGTCTAAAAATATCACAGGTGATCATTTTTAGCTTTTGATACAAATTAAGCTGAATTAAATTATGAAACTGGAGCTACTACCACCGTGGTACCAAGCTCACAGGAAACTACAACTAGCACACAAAGGTCTAAccagccttcctacctttttCTGGGAAGGTTACAGCAGATTCTCTACCATGTGGCCAGTGGTTGGAGCTGTGATCAATGTGGTCTCTCTACACATTCCCAATGTGTGTTGTCTAGTGAGCACAGTATGTATGTAGAATGTTTcatattctatatgttcctattcaaatacatattaaggtgtggcggtctaatgggttaaaaagaTGGTGTTTTCTATTCTGGACcatgagaactctggaatgtgcTGTATGGGGAAATTGGGGGTAGGATCCTTATATGGGGAATTTCCTTATTTGGCCAGAGTCTAAATCAAACGTTATGACGTAATTTTGCCTATAAAGGAAGAGGACAATAGACCACGTTCTCTTCCTCCTACGACCCGATCTCCTCTCCTGGTGTGTCCCTGActtgctgatacaaagacgactaCTTCAGATCTCTCACTCTCTGTAACGTCTttaagaaataccatctgttaagtatattattgttAGCTTTTGAAGTAGAattaatgcatatttttttacaaagaacgtcagattgcgtattagtgcTTTTCATTAATATGatgattgcataccagggagttgggaaggggggggggaaggggcaaaGTCCAGGGGGGGGGTTAATCAATTAAATCTATGCCTAGTTTTCTACAAATGTTGTTACAGAATCAAATAATGACCGACACAGGCCGTGAAATGGTTTTTGATACAAAAActaaaccttttattattttgattaaaaacaattttaaatacactaaacattgtaaaaatgtatataaaaataaacaagatatcaaactttttaaatatatacatgcataaagAACAATtttgaaggaaaaaaaatctaaacgtaaacaaatcactatggaaaccaatagaacggCACTGCAAATTGCTCCATGCACTAGCTCTTCACCCACACAATTGCATCTTATGCGCAGTCTCCATTGTGTTTCATATGCTAGATATGATGGCGTATCTATGATGGGGGATAAAAACTAAATTGGTTATTTAGCATTGTTGACTTGTTCAGAGAAATATGCACTATGGAAAGTAAAACATATTTaacattgagagagagagagaaacttaGTTGAGTTGCACACATGAAGACTATTTCCTGGTAATTATAGAAGTGCTCAGAGGTTTATTAAGGCCTTGTTTTTTAAGTTCTCTGTGAGGATGCATTATACCAGGGtccagcaacctatggcacgtgtgccatgcatgtgGTCAATTTAGCTTTAAATGGCAAGCAAGGCTGCCAGATCCAAACAGGATGAGGATATCTTAGGATCTCACCTAGAGCTGGCCTATCAGTGGCCCCAGTGGGACTTCTTCAGATATCTGCTGGTTCAGCTGAATGTTTGGCCAAGCAGTGATTGCAGCAGTTGATGAGGTGCAGTCCTCAATTTAGTCATTGCAGCACGCGGAGGTagtgatcacttcctcccactgcTTGTAAAGGGGATTCCGCACTGGATAAGAGCAGCCCTCAGCTGTTAATGTAGCCCCTgcacttgacctgtacctggccaaccTGTTCTCCACTGGAACCCAAGGAAACCACCTACAtagcaagacatacagacacagccaCAAAAGAAGAGTCCCCAGAAGGCAAATactacaaacagcacacacacaaacacacacagccaccatgAACAAAATACCACTGACAACACACATACTTGCACACATCACCACAAGCAGCCTCACACGCGCAGTACCcaaagcacccccccccccacacacacacacgcacaatacAATCTGACACcctcacaattccacaagcagtccTACATAGAcagcacacattcacacacatgatacacagcccacatatatatgtaacacacactaccactaactGCTCACACATATAACACCGCTCACATTTGCCCAAATAGAAtcctacaaagcaactgcagcccTGTCACATAACATAAGCAGAATAAGGCGACATACAcactttaatttaaataaaatagaacCAGCCAAGGGATTTTAAGACTTGtttctaaaaggttgcctaccctgttCTATACAGTTTTCTGCCACGTGTcatttttcttcccattgttttTGTCTTGTTACATTTACTTTTTCAAGTTTAACCACATTCTCATGTATGTCACATGTAGAAATCACAAATCAAGCAAAATTCTCGGCAACCACGTATTTCTTGCAAATTGTCTGCCCTTTTAATGCTTTAACTGAATCTGACTTATGCGATTATTTCACTTTATTAGTTTACTACCGGCATATCTTGTTTTAGTTGTAGTTGTTTCGGCTTGTGCGTACACAGCTTTTTCCTCTGACTTGCTCACATTCAACCTTATCTTTACTGACTCTTGAGAGGATTGAAAATCGATTCCAAAAAACAAGCTTTGAAAAttgtcaacctttttttttttttttttatcttgcttgAATATCTGTGACAGTGTCTTAAAACCACCTGTTAGTGTCTTGTTTATACTTGTAGACAAAATTCTCTAAAATATGCATGTCATTTTTCACAATTTAATTGCAAAGCTTGCCCACTgaacatcatgggaaatgtaatttACAAAAACATTTTGCAGTCCGAAGGTGCGATATCACTGTCCAATTTTTTGCTCATAGATTCACAGGGataaatgtatgtttaaaatGCTATGCCTTAAAAATGCAGTTTATTCTAGTAAACCTTCGGTATATCCTCAATCCAGTTACCTGCCCCTACATTTCTTTGTAATAGCTAAAAAGGTTTTAAGCAAGTTGATTATGTCCACTTCATAAGTGGTGGCAAGAGTCAATCCTAATGTCAGTAGTCATTAGTGCCCGATGAGCCctttaaacttttaaaaactttgtTCTTTTTcgctttctttttttgtttttcttatttttgccaCGGCATGTTGACTTCGTCTCGCATTGcacacttttctttttcttctcgaTCCATTTCAAGACTTGCTTATTTGTAGGATTAATGCATATGGTCCTGCGCTTTGTGCGCAacctgtccaaaaaaaaaaaacagaacaaggaAATATAGTAAAGGGGATTTCAAATAAATTACCTCTTAACGTTAAACAAGAAAACAATTGCTTTATGACGAGTACAAAGAACCTATTGTTCTGATTCccagatacaatatatatatatatatatttaaatcactatttagtagctacacccccaataaaaaaaaacatgcctgCATTTAATGCTTAGTATTTGGGATTTGTTTtgagtttttccttttttttaatttaaatttgtaattttttattttataaagtgtttatttttttacatacaatacatacatggtatttatgcaaaaataaaaaagaagaggatgaaaatgttttttattttttaaataattggatTTTGATAGCAAAGATGGTCTGTTATATTTTTATAGAATATAAATCTTTATATGATGACGGTGACTGATGGCATTCTACAGGAGAAATAATCTGTGGGGTTATTGAactctgtacaaaaaaaaaatcttacttacACTATAGCACGCACATCACATATTCCATTGGCAGCCTGGATTTTGTAGGTTTCTACTCTCtttaaaacctttttgggaaTGTGGTCTCGATATTCAGTGCAACACTGTATTTGGTAACTCATGAAAGCTACAAGACAAAGAAGAAAATACACGTTATCACAATTCTTATCATGAAAGAATACCATCTCTATATTTAAGAATAGCAAAGAATTCGAAATAGAAattagaatagaaaatagaattACAAAGCAAAATGCTGAATATGAAAATAACCGTGGGCTCATTAAATGATATAGATACATTAGCTAAACTAGAACAGAATGATTTTAAGATTAAAAAGAATAATTACCACATTTGTACACTCGTTAAAAACAGTACACCCAACTTGGACTAATTTATGGATAACTCAACTCTGGTAGGTGACCTTGCCAATGGGTCACTGAAATTGGTTTCATAGCTCATGGGTAATGCTCTACCAACTCATGTATAGCTGTTTTCTCCGGGCGAAGCCCCTGTGTAGCAGAAGCTGCAATTGAATTCACTCAATTGAACGGAACCTAATTTAATTAGCATTTTTATTCCAAAATTGTGGCTTAGTGAAACAACAGCAATGATATCACCAGAAAAACATACATAATATGCATCACCACAGTGATATCTACTAAATATGGAAAtaaaagggttattccaaccaccataaccacttcactgatttgaagtggtcatggtggtaggagtcagcatgagatatttttaattgtgtgatGTTGTAAAGTTGCACTCCCAGCACACATGACATTGGCATCCCAGACCTCTGTTCAGGGCtaactaatgtcaattctgtgcacatCTTACCTCTGTTGTCAGTGTGCAGACATTATActcttccccttgcaggcagaaAGCCCAGTGGGCGCTCCCTCAGTGCAACATTGGTTTAATAATAGTCACATTCTTTGCTGCCAGCAGCTACTGTGTTATTATTTGCCAAGCAGGAAATTATTAGATAAATAACAGCTTTTCATGTGCCTACTTTACAGCCATTAATAAtaggataataaacatgtcacagcTTTGTAGGCTGATACTTTATTTCTAAAGAGATGATCAACCAGGGAACAAAGTCGGCAAACCTTCACTTTATCATTGTGCATTTTATAAACCTTCTgtactcttaaagggaaactgggaCTACTCTGAAAATTACACAATAGACTAAAGCACTGAAAGTAATCAATGACGTTAAAAACTTAGCATTAACCTTTTCTTGGTTTGATGCTCCattttctcttaaagggacactccaggcacccagaccacttctgcccattggagtggtctgggtgccaactcctactacccataaccctgcaactgtaattattgcagttttcataaactgcaataattacattgcagggttaactcctcctctactagagggcacttcctgcttcataccacaggttttgcacgctgtgtgaggacctccagcgtcactcaatttccccataggaagacattgaaaagcattttcaatgctttgctatggagagctctaatgcattATGTCTCCTCAgctggcgggcgggatcagtctcccccgccggctgacgtgatgaaggggaggagcggcggcgacctgaaaccaccgccgagggacatcggctgggggtctcaggtaagtcactgaagggcttttcaccccttcagcaactggggatgggtggtggaagggaggggggacctgcagtgccaggaaaacgggttgttttcctgccactggagagtccctttaaatgcatatgaaatatttagcaaattatgCCACAATCCAGTTTagtcaaggcaaagccagggcaaacattgcaagtgAGCAGGAGACACAGAAACATTGTCTCATTTCCCCCTgcactgtatgctttctctatgttgactgacaggtgcaaaggccagagtttataacaatgattgacagggagctaagatggagacttccagttgcaggataaagtggTGTTGGATTTATTTTTCACATGTCACTTGTTTGCCCTTTTCTAGCCCTGTTAGATATAATCTGGATTATGGACATCTCCATTTTTACTATTGGCTGAGTGTTCATATACTGACCTATATGTTGTTGTGGATaagatttaaatggacactccaggcagccctttttactcaatataatatacacactactaTAGATAGTAACCGTAGtgaaaatgtataaaagtacTTAGCTCAATTATAatacagcctcccaagatcgttacccaGAGAAGACGACCTTTTCATAATAGATATATTACATAGTAATAGTGGAGATTTTTTGTCTATAGGAACTTCACAAAAACGTATTATAACTCCATTTAATATTGGAGACTCACAAAAttgattaaaatgtattatttttaaaattcatcaTTCTTAAATAACCTTTACGGCATCGATCACACATTAATAAATCAatggatattgatatatatatcatatagtcCAGTTGTGTATGTTACACTCTATATATGTGTTTTTCCTGACAGGTCcatatatatcaaaaaatatgtattttttgcttacctttcactttaagaaatattgtgtgtcattgtttgaacTCAGCAGCTAATAGTGATTGACTATACATGTATAGTTTTTTCTAATTACACAAAAAATATGCAGCAGACAAGGTTACTaacatcatttttctttttagcagatagaatatattgtttttttctgattGTATATTATGCTGAATTataacgaaggtggaacgcatatgaacCGCAGGTGGAACGcaaatggaacgcggaagtgtgGTTCAACCcttacttccggttccggttattCGAACGCGCCAGAATTTGATTACAGCAATACGAGGAGGATGAAA comes from Pelobates fuscus isolate aPelFus1 chromosome 5, aPelFus1.pri, whole genome shotgun sequence and encodes:
- the CCL28 gene encoding C-C motif chemokine 28, which codes for MQPTTMYFLIHFAFICYLQLSEAFMSYQIQCCTEYRDHIPKKVLKRVETYKIQAANGICDVRAIVLRTKRRTICINPTNKQVLKWIEKKKKSVQCETKSTCRGKNKKNKKRKRKRTKFLKV